In Paralcaligenes sp. KSB-10, the following are encoded in one genomic region:
- a CDS encoding IclR family transcriptional regulator: protein MIANPSRSALRPFDMLEAFRAAGRPLTLSEISHLASIPLSTCHSVVHSLEQYGLLYFLSARETYPTRRLWDMAREINANDPIATRCLPALTALRDATNETVILGTRQDDRVLYLLVVESQQTIRYSSRAGDFKPLHSSSIGKVMLSLMPETELRNWLGSRELAQATDQTITSAKKLMADLDASRDRGYSITRGENVDEVMAIAAPLQRGSMTLAVAVAGPLNRMEQKAGDIPAQLLSCIQNIKL, encoded by the coding sequence ATGATCGCCAACCCTAGCCGCTCCGCCCTCCGACCTTTCGACATGCTGGAGGCTTTTCGCGCCGCCGGCAGGCCATTGACGCTCTCCGAAATCTCACATTTGGCCAGCATCCCATTGTCGACCTGCCACAGCGTCGTTCATTCCCTGGAACAGTATGGCCTTTTATATTTCCTGTCCGCGCGTGAAACCTATCCAACGCGGCGCCTATGGGACATGGCTCGCGAAATCAACGCCAATGATCCTATTGCCACGCGCTGCCTCCCGGCGCTTACGGCTTTGCGCGATGCAACGAATGAAACCGTCATTCTCGGCACGCGCCAGGATGACCGCGTGTTGTATCTGCTGGTCGTCGAAAGCCAGCAGACTATCCGCTACTCATCGCGGGCCGGCGACTTCAAGCCTTTGCACTCAAGTTCCATCGGCAAGGTAATGCTGAGCCTGATGCCTGAAACAGAGCTGCGCAATTGGCTGGGTTCGCGCGAGTTGGCTCAGGCAACCGATCAAACCATTACCTCGGCAAAGAAACTGATGGCCGATCTCGATGCAAGCCGTGACAGGGGCTACAGCATTACGCGAGGCGAGAACGTGGACGAGGTGATGGCGATTGCGGCTCCCTTGCAACGGGGTTCCATGACGCTGGCGGTGGCCGTTGCGGGGCCGCTTAACCGGATGGAACAAAAGGCGGGCGACATTCCGGCGCAGTTGTTGTCGTGCATCCAGAATATCAAGCTCTGA
- a CDS encoding enoyl-CoA hydratase/isomerase family protein, whose translation MESNKDILVTDRGGGQIWLTINRAGKHNALSRSVLEELSNTVTRYGDDADTRFIVIQGAGERYFAAGGDLVDLSSVRTPEATRAMSSEARGALDSVRNCKTPVIAYLNGDAIGGGAELALACDMRMISAPARIGFIHARLAITPAWGGGTDLCSLVGASRALRMMSRCEMIHAEMALDWGLADAVITDGPEGQDVREFLQPLLQRSGLILRSLKEQANAWRTGRSYTERRDAEQRHLIASWTHDDHWQAADHILSKGKK comes from the coding sequence ATGGAAAGCAACAAAGACATACTCGTTACTGACCGCGGCGGCGGCCAGATTTGGCTGACGATCAATCGCGCCGGCAAGCACAATGCGCTCTCGCGCTCGGTACTTGAAGAGTTATCGAATACGGTGACGCGCTATGGCGACGATGCCGATACCCGGTTCATTGTCATACAGGGAGCGGGCGAACGCTATTTCGCGGCGGGAGGCGATCTCGTCGATTTGTCGTCGGTACGCACGCCGGAGGCAACCCGGGCCATGAGCAGCGAAGCGCGCGGCGCGCTGGATTCCGTGCGCAACTGCAAAACCCCCGTGATCGCCTATCTGAATGGCGATGCCATCGGCGGCGGGGCCGAGCTTGCCCTGGCCTGCGATATGCGCATGATCTCCGCTCCAGCCCGCATTGGCTTTATCCATGCCAGGCTTGCCATTACGCCGGCGTGGGGCGGAGGCACCGATTTATGCAGTCTGGTGGGGGCCTCCCGGGCGCTGCGCATGATGTCGCGATGCGAAATGATCCATGCCGAAATGGCACTCGACTGGGGTCTGGCCGATGCCGTGATTACCGACGGGCCCGAAGGCCAGGACGTTCGGGAGTTCCTCCAGCCCCTGCTTCAACGTTCCGGTCTGATCTTGCGGTCGCTCAAGGAACAGGCAAATGCCTGGCGCACGGGGCGCTCCTATACCGAGCGTCGCGACGCCGAACAGCGCCATTTGATCGCCAGCTGGACTCACGACGATCACTGGCAGGCAGCGGACCACATACTTTCCAAGGGCAAGAAATGA
- a CDS encoding methylmalonyl-CoA mutase, which yields MTRDGTTSNAGALAPPAVGLSSPAGIEVPTQVDASAVHPENIGKPGEYPFTRGIFPDGYQGRLWTIRQYSGFGTAEESNERYKFLLAQGQTGLSVALDLPTQCGFDPTDSMARPEIGKVGVSLSNLSEAEILFQGIDLSRISTSFTINGTAAIIYAMYLAVADKQGVAREKLTGTIQNDILKEYVARGTWIFPVRPSMRLIADSILYSNDVSPRFNAISIAGAHVRDAGATAVEEMAYTLANGLAYVDELQSRGGDVEKFAKRLSFFFYVHMDFFDEIAKFRAGRRLWAKLMKERYGVKDPKAQHFRFGVVCGGSSLVAPQPYNNIVRVAVETMAAVMGGAQSIFTCAFDEAFQIPTEFSAEIAVRTQQMIAYETGIARTVDPLGGSYFLEQHTDRMEEAIVNVMNEIEAYGGVIPAIEDGWLQLRLAQRGLERKQKADSGESVIVGQNHFRREGEQAGVNEIFRLDDSVAKRALEKFQKVLDTRSQNAVDTTLARLATAAANDTENLMPYLVDCCHAYATVGEMVSTLKKQWGEFKEPVNL from the coding sequence ATGACGCGAGACGGAACCACATCGAACGCGGGCGCACTCGCGCCGCCGGCAGTCGGGCTGTCCAGCCCGGCGGGTATTGAAGTGCCCACGCAAGTGGATGCCTCGGCAGTGCACCCGGAAAATATTGGCAAGCCCGGGGAATATCCTTTTACCCGGGGCATATTCCCGGACGGCTACCAGGGAAGGTTGTGGACCATCCGGCAATACTCCGGATTCGGCACCGCCGAAGAGTCGAACGAGCGCTACAAGTTCTTGTTGGCCCAAGGTCAAACGGGCTTATCCGTTGCGCTCGATTTGCCGACGCAATGCGGCTTTGACCCGACGGATTCCATGGCTCGGCCGGAAATCGGAAAAGTCGGGGTGTCTCTATCCAACCTGAGCGAAGCCGAGATTCTTTTCCAGGGGATAGACTTATCGCGCATCTCGACCTCCTTCACCATCAATGGCACGGCGGCCATCATCTACGCCATGTATCTTGCGGTGGCCGACAAGCAAGGTGTGGCGCGTGAAAAACTTACCGGCACCATTCAGAATGACATCCTGAAGGAATACGTGGCGCGAGGCACCTGGATATTCCCCGTCCGGCCGTCCATGCGTCTCATCGCGGATTCCATCCTGTATTCCAACGACGTGTCCCCGCGTTTCAACGCGATCAGTATTGCCGGCGCCCATGTGCGCGACGCGGGGGCGACCGCCGTCGAGGAAATGGCCTACACGCTGGCCAACGGCCTGGCTTATGTCGACGAGCTGCAGAGCCGTGGAGGGGATGTCGAAAAATTCGCCAAGCGCCTGTCGTTCTTCTTTTATGTGCACATGGATTTCTTCGACGAAATAGCGAAGTTCCGCGCAGGCCGCCGGCTGTGGGCAAAACTGATGAAGGAACGCTATGGCGTCAAGGATCCCAAAGCCCAGCATTTCCGGTTTGGCGTTGTGTGCGGCGGGTCTTCCCTGGTAGCTCCGCAGCCCTATAACAATATCGTGCGTGTGGCGGTTGAAACCATGGCGGCGGTAATGGGCGGGGCGCAATCCATATTTACGTGCGCTTTCGATGAAGCCTTTCAGATCCCCACTGAGTTCTCCGCTGAAATTGCCGTGCGCACGCAACAAATGATCGCCTACGAAACGGGGATTGCCCGTACGGTCGATCCGCTGGGCGGCAGCTACTTCCTGGAGCAGCACACCGACAGGATGGAAGAAGCCATTGTCAACGTGATGAACGAGATAGAAGCTTATGGCGGGGTCATTCCCGCCATCGAAGACGGCTGGCTGCAATTAAGGCTGGCGCAGCGCGGGCTGGAGCGCAAGCAGAAGGCCGATTCGGGCGAAAGCGTCATCGTCGGCCAGAATCATTTCCGCCGGGAAGGCGAGCAGGCCGGCGTCAATGAGATTTTCCGCCTCGATGACAGCGTAGCGAAACGCGCGCTGGAAAAATTCCAGAAAGTGCTGGATACGCGCAGCCAGAACGCCGTCGATACCACGCTGGCCAGGCTGGCCACGGCCGCTGCAAATGATACGGAGAACCTCATGCCGTATCTGGTCGATTGTTGCCATGCCTACGCGACGGTGGGCGAGATGGTTTCCACACTGAAGAAACAGTGGGGCGAATTCAAGGAGCCGGTAAATCTATGA
- a CDS encoding cobalamin B12-binding domain-containing protein, translating into MNALDTKRPLLGKRILVGKPGLDGHDIGAKIIALTLRDAGAEVIYTGLRRSPQEIARVAVDEGVDAVGLSILSGSHKELVEDVFARLKDLNASDIKVFVGGTIPAEDQQQLRSLGVTGVYTSDMPLDDVVASLARALS; encoded by the coding sequence ATGAACGCACTCGATACCAAGCGCCCATTGCTGGGTAAACGTATCCTGGTTGGAAAGCCTGGGCTGGATGGGCACGACATTGGTGCAAAGATCATCGCGCTCACGCTGCGCGATGCGGGAGCCGAGGTAATCTATACGGGTTTGCGCCGCAGCCCCCAGGAAATTGCGCGCGTCGCCGTGGATGAAGGCGTCGATGCGGTGGGGCTGAGCATACTGTCGGGTAGCCACAAGGAACTCGTCGAGGACGTATTCGCCAGATTGAAAGACCTCAATGCCAGCGATATCAAGGTATTCGTGGGCGGCACGATTCCGGCGGAAGACCAGCAGCAATTGCGATCGCTGGGAGTGACCGGCGTCTATACAAGCGATATGCCTCTTGACGATGTCGTTGCTTCATTGGCCCGGGCATTGTCATGA
- a CDS encoding CaiB/BaiF CoA-transferase family protein has product MNRPLEGIRIVEIGHMLAGPYCGLLLADLGAEIIKVEPKDGDIGRRISPHQIGLHNAYFASLNRNKKSIVLDLASDFGKAALGGILKTSQALITNLRPSAIKKLGLTYESLKVWNESLVCVALTGYGLEGPYAERPAYDYVIQAMTGIMALTGDPDSAPTKTGYSAVDNSAGIMAALGLLAKIIHGKGGQVDVAMYDVMLSQLNYLAGATLNAGERQERLANSSHPYIVPAQIFKSADGWLTLFITHDKFWQKFCVELGKDEWLTDPRFATMSGRRQNRELVVADISAVMLTASAGDWVRRLAPLGIVVAEIGTLSDALDNDLTLYRNLIVQLGDGSERLRAIGSPIKFSDSEPEYVMPPLLDEHRGDILSGEGR; this is encoded by the coding sequence ATGAACAGGCCCCTGGAAGGCATACGGATCGTTGAAATCGGCCACATGCTGGCCGGCCCTTACTGCGGGCTGTTGCTGGCGGACCTTGGCGCCGAGATCATCAAGGTCGAGCCCAAGGACGGCGACATTGGCAGGCGCATCAGTCCTCACCAGATTGGCCTGCACAATGCTTACTTTGCCAGCCTGAATCGCAACAAGAAAAGTATTGTCCTGGACCTCGCCAGCGATTTTGGGAAGGCCGCGCTGGGCGGGATTCTTAAGACGTCCCAGGCGTTGATCACCAATCTTCGGCCCAGCGCAATCAAGAAGCTGGGCCTGACCTACGAGTCGCTGAAAGTCTGGAACGAAAGCCTGGTCTGCGTGGCCCTGACCGGCTATGGGCTCGAAGGCCCCTACGCCGAAAGGCCGGCGTACGACTACGTAATCCAGGCCATGACCGGCATTATGGCTCTGACCGGAGATCCGGATTCGGCTCCCACCAAGACGGGTTACTCGGCAGTCGACAATTCCGCCGGCATAATGGCCGCGCTGGGCCTCCTGGCAAAAATCATTCATGGCAAAGGCGGGCAGGTCGATGTCGCCATGTACGATGTCATGCTGTCGCAATTGAATTATCTGGCCGGCGCCACGCTCAATGCCGGAGAGCGCCAGGAGCGTCTGGCGAACTCCTCGCACCCTTACATTGTCCCGGCGCAGATTTTCAAATCGGCCGATGGCTGGCTCACCCTGTTCATCACTCATGACAAGTTCTGGCAGAAATTCTGCGTTGAACTCGGGAAGGACGAATGGCTGACCGATCCGCGCTTTGCCACCATGTCGGGCCGCCGCCAAAATCGTGAGCTTGTTGTTGCCGACATCAGCGCAGTCATGCTGACGGCGTCGGCCGGCGACTGGGTCAGGCGCCTGGCCCCGCTTGGAATTGTGGTCGCCGAGATCGGTACCCTGAGCGACGCCCTTGACAATGACCTTACCCTGTACCGCAATCTTATCGTTCAACTGGGCGATGGCAGCGAGCGGCTGCGGGCAATCGGAAGCCCCATCAAGTTCAGCGATTCGGAACCGGAATATGTCATGCCGCCGCTGCTCGACGAGCATCGCGGCGACATTCTTTCGGGGGAAGGGCGTTGA
- a CDS encoding ArgK/MeaB family GTPase, with protein sequence MKRADLDRRSLGLTLTRLANATVNDALAADSGACLTHTARRIGFTGPPGAGKSSLVGRLAQIRSEGIRLGILAIDPTSPKSGGAILGDRIRMDELAGISDLYIRSFGSRSATDGLTDNLPELMAVMDAFEFDEVMIETVGVGQAEYAVRPQVDTLVLVLLPDSGDVIQAMKAGIMEMADIVVVNKSDLPGARKMAADVKRIVGMSKRILKGWTPQVLLTAADDSESIRNLSAEIDRHCRLLEQDGVREKLLHERARYRIRRLVEREAARVVDQLPPSCLGSSLVEQYRTVLDGLGKSL encoded by the coding sequence TTGAAGCGAGCCGATCTCGACCGCCGGTCTCTTGGCCTGACCCTGACGCGCCTGGCTAATGCCACGGTCAACGATGCCCTCGCGGCCGACAGTGGGGCGTGCCTCACGCACACGGCACGCCGTATTGGTTTTACCGGGCCGCCCGGCGCGGGGAAAAGCAGCCTGGTCGGCCGTCTTGCGCAAATACGGTCCGAAGGTATACGACTTGGTATATTGGCTATCGATCCCACCAGTCCGAAATCGGGCGGGGCTATTCTTGGCGACCGTATTCGCATGGACGAATTGGCCGGGATAAGCGATCTTTACATCCGTTCTTTCGGCTCGCGCTCGGCAACGGACGGACTCACCGACAATCTGCCGGAACTCATGGCAGTCATGGATGCCTTTGAATTCGATGAAGTGATGATCGAGACTGTCGGGGTGGGGCAGGCCGAATACGCTGTTCGTCCGCAGGTCGACACCCTGGTACTTGTATTGCTGCCGGATAGCGGCGATGTGATTCAGGCCATGAAGGCCGGCATCATGGAGATGGCGGACATTGTCGTGGTGAATAAATCCGATTTGCCGGGGGCGCGAAAAATGGCGGCGGATGTCAAGCGCATCGTCGGCATGAGCAAGCGCATACTGAAGGGATGGACTCCCCAGGTGCTCCTTACCGCGGCGGATGACTCGGAGAGCATCCGGAATCTATCCGCCGAAATCGATCGGCATTGTCGATTGCTCGAGCAAGATGGCGTGCGTGAGAAACTTCTCCATGAGCGAGCCCGTTATCGAATCCGGCGGCTTGTGGAGCGGGAGGCCGCGCGCGTCGTTGATCAACTGCCGCCCTCCTGCCTGGGATCGTCGCTGGTTGAACAGTACCGGACCGTGCTCGATGGGCTTGGGAAAAGCCTGTGA
- a CDS encoding cob(I)yrinic acid a,c-diamide adenosyltransferase, which yields MATRLSIIATRTGDAGTTGLGDGSRVDKDAPRIEAMGSVDELNSMIGLLRTEPLPEGLDALFKHVQNDLFDLGAELCIPGHVVIAARHVEYLDGNLRRYNAKLGPLKEFILPGGSRAAALAHLARTICRRAERAVVTLGRSAAVNPPVRQYLNRLSDLCFVLARIINQAEGCGDVLWGREPESNSPSAT from the coding sequence ATGGCAACTCGTCTTTCTATCATTGCGACTCGCACCGGCGATGCGGGCACTACCGGCCTGGGAGATGGAAGCCGTGTCGATAAAGATGCGCCACGCATCGAAGCCATGGGCAGCGTGGACGAACTCAACAGCATGATCGGTTTGTTGCGCACAGAACCGCTGCCCGAGGGCTTGGACGCTTTGTTCAAGCATGTTCAGAACGATCTGTTCGATTTGGGGGCGGAGTTGTGCATTCCAGGGCATGTGGTCATAGCCGCGCGGCACGTAGAGTACCTGGACGGCAATCTTCGCCGCTATAACGCCAAGCTTGGGCCGCTTAAAGAGTTCATTTTGCCCGGCGGGTCGCGAGCCGCCGCATTGGCGCATCTGGCGCGCACCATTTGTCGTCGGGCGGAGCGCGCAGTCGTCACGCTTGGGCGGAGCGCCGCCGTCAATCCACCGGTAAGGCAATATTTGAACCGGCTCTCCGATCTGTGTTTCGTCCTGGCTCGAATTATCAATCAGGCCGAAGGCTGTGGCGACGTGCTGTGGGGCCGTGAGCCCGAGTCGAACTCGCCCTCCGCCACATAA
- the dctP gene encoding TRAP transporter substrate-binding protein DctP: MNSKNNNLFMALGMAAALCLPGLASAKTITLKMAHQWPQAESDYVVATGIKFAHEVEKRSKGEIKIQFFPAESLVKASNTHTALKNGTVDLAIYPYIYAAGAIPEMNLILMPGIWKSHDDVFRFRTSEPWRKLEAKAEAYGFKTLSWIQISGGVASTKKPIASPADVAGAKVRAAGKYMSYALQQAKASTVSMPSSENYSAMQLGLLDAVWTSSSSFGAYRLYEVSKYYVSPEKYSIYYTIEPIAISMKTWNKLTPGQQKILSDVGKSLEQGALEGAKKEDARVTKIFADNGVKVQQMTLEDWNRWHDLFQEHAFPKFKKDNPAAAPLLDEVLALYK, translated from the coding sequence ATGAACTCGAAAAACAATAATTTATTTATGGCTTTAGGCATGGCTGCCGCTCTGTGCCTGCCGGGTCTTGCATCGGCCAAAACAATCACCCTGAAAATGGCGCATCAATGGCCGCAGGCTGAATCCGATTATGTCGTGGCCACTGGCATCAAGTTTGCGCACGAGGTTGAAAAACGATCCAAAGGCGAAATCAAGATTCAGTTTTTCCCGGCAGAATCGCTGGTCAAGGCCAGCAATACCCACACCGCCCTGAAAAACGGTACGGTGGATCTTGCCATTTATCCCTATATCTATGCCGCCGGCGCCATTCCCGAGATGAACCTGATCCTGATGCCGGGAATATGGAAATCTCATGACGATGTGTTTCGTTTCCGCACCAGCGAGCCATGGCGGAAGCTGGAAGCCAAAGCCGAAGCCTACGGTTTTAAAACGCTTAGCTGGATCCAGATTTCCGGTGGCGTGGCATCGACGAAGAAACCCATTGCATCGCCCGCCGATGTCGCCGGAGCAAAAGTACGCGCCGCGGGAAAGTACATGTCGTATGCGTTGCAACAGGCCAAGGCAAGCACGGTTTCCATGCCGTCATCGGAAAACTACAGCGCCATGCAATTGGGCCTGCTTGACGCCGTCTGGACTTCATCCAGTTCGTTTGGAGCCTATCGGCTCTACGAAGTCAGCAAGTATTACGTTTCTCCCGAAAAATACAGCATCTACTACACCATCGAGCCTATTGCCATCAGCATGAAAACCTGGAATAAGCTGACCCCAGGGCAACAGAAGATCCTGTCGGACGTCGGTAAAAGCCTTGAGCAAGGCGCTCTCGAGGGTGCCAAAAAAGAAGATGCGCGGGTGACGAAAATCTTCGCCGACAATGGTGTGAAGGTTCAGCAAATGACGCTCGAAGACTGGAACCGCTGGCACGATTTGTTCCAGGAGCATGCATTTCCAAAATTCAAGAAAGATAATCCTGCGGCGGCACCGTTGCTCGATGAAGTCCTTGCTTTATACAAATGA
- a CDS encoding TRAP transporter small permease subunit — protein MKKSSLFNRLVDLSGMSVGVATFLIGIFVTYDVLARTLFRMTNSWVTEVTTYLMGYITFVGAAYVLKEGAHVSVDLLVQKMPPTARRVLVFVTDGIMLLVVATLAWLSFQFFWDAWTSHEVSDTLLSISLWIPYLSFFIGMVWLLAVLVTQTLRHWRR, from the coding sequence GTGAAAAAAAGTAGCCTTTTCAACCGGCTTGTGGACCTCTCCGGAATGTCCGTGGGGGTGGCTACCTTTCTGATCGGTATTTTCGTCACGTACGACGTTCTGGCCAGGACCTTATTCCGGATGACCAACTCATGGGTCACCGAGGTCACCACCTATCTGATGGGCTACATCACGTTTGTGGGGGCTGCCTACGTTCTTAAAGAAGGCGCGCACGTCAGCGTCGACTTGCTGGTGCAAAAGATGCCTCCCACCGCCCGGCGGGTACTCGTTTTTGTCACCGATGGGATCATGCTGCTGGTTGTTGCGACGCTGGCCTGGCTCAGTTTCCAGTTTTTTTGGGATGCCTGGACCAGCCACGAAGTGTCGGACACCCTTTTGTCGATCAGTTTGTGGATTCCTTATCTGTCCTTTTTTATCGGGATGGTCTGGCTGTTGGCGGTGCTGGTCACGCAAACCTTGCGGCATTGGCGCCGATAG